In Cryptomeria japonica chromosome 5, Sugi_1.0, whole genome shotgun sequence, the genomic window TACTACAATCATATTGAACTGTATGATAATTGTTTTCTAAAAAGTTGCATTgctctaaaaaaaatttaaatttctattatCTATTGCCTAAATAATATCATATATTTGAAATAGAATCTTGAAAAAAATATCACTATACATGTCTTTGTATAAAGATAATAATTAGATAAAAAAACAACATTAcctaaaaatattaattaacaacTAGAAGCTTCATGTATTGAATCATGGCATACTATAATAAAACATTTTAATATTTCAAAACTTAAAAACCACAAAATCTGCTTATCTTCTTTTATGAAAAGAATTAGATGGAATGCATCATTAACTAGAATTATTAATTAACCACTTGAAACCTCTTGTGTTAAATCATTTTACTATTCTAACGCCCTGGAGATATAATCTTCAAGATCTTGACAATAAGATATAGATTTATTTTTGACCAATAATATAATGAACTCAGTaaattcttcattcaaaattgCCTTAATTTCAAAGTCTTGTGGGCTAAGTATtaatgaatttgaatataaaaatagACACCATCATCAATATGATTCCAAAGTGCGCGAATAACCTCCAATAACTTACATTGGAAGTTTCTTGGTCTAACGACATGACGGCCTTTTTATCCAAACTGAAGACTTTAGAGCTTCGACAAAGCTAGCTTGATGGGAGCATTAGTATTTTTCTCAAGTTGGAAGTTTCTTGGTCTATCGACATGACGCCCTTTTTATCCAAACTGAAGACTTTAGAGCTTTGTCAAAGCTAGCATGATGTGAGCATTACTATTTTTCTCAAGATAATTAAGGCGTTCATGGTGAGAATGGTTAGCAAAAACAGGAATCTTTCTCAAAACAAACGATCGGAATTTGAatgtaaatataaaaatataactgCACTGTTCCTATTTATTCGAATTGGAATGTATTGCTTAAACATCCCTATAAAGCTTAGTCCTCAGACCCATTATTCCCATTCAACCTTTGAAGAGAGTCTTAGGAGAATAATTCATTCTGACATGGATTTTTCAGTGATGGCTAAGGCTCTCATTTATGTTCAACAATACTCAAGCCCTCCATTGTTGAACTTAGCAGTTAGTGTTGTAATTGCTTCAGTCTTGTTTGTCCTTGTAGCAAAGATTTTCAACAATGGAAGAGTCAAAAATCTTCCTCCAGGAAGATTTGGCCTCCCATTGATAGGAGAGACAATGGGATTCCTGAATGCGTTAAAAGCTGATGAATGTGACAAGTGGGTTGCTGATAAGGTTGCCCAACATGGCCCTGTGTTTAAGACCTCCTTAATGGGTTGCCCCACAGCAGTCCTCACTGGCCAAGAAGGCAACCGTTTTCTCTTACAGAATGACtgcaacaccatcattaacaagcAGCCCACCACTTTTGTGAGGATTTTTGGCTCTAAGAACATAAACGAGCTGTTTAATGAGGAGCACAAGAGGATAAGAAATGCTATCATGGCATTCATGAAGCCAGAAGCTTTACAGAAATGTGTTGCGAGAATGGAATCTGTTGTTCTAGAACACTTTGTGGAGTATTGGGAAGGAAGAGAAACTATATTTGCTTATCGTTTGATGAAGCAACTTACATTCCAGGTTGCCTCTGATCTGCTCTTTGGTTTGAAGGACCCTAAGGAGAGGGAGATTCTTAACACCGAGTCTATTACACTCATAAAGGCAATTTGGTCTCTTCCTTTGAATTTGCCAGGTACCACTTTTAACAAGGGCTTGAATGCTCGTGCTCGTGTGGTCAAGAGACTATCTTCTTTGTTGAATTTGAGGAGGGGGGAAATAGCAGAGGGAAAAGTTGCCCCAGACAAGGATTTAATGTCATGGTTGATAACTATGAAGGATGACAATAATGAGTCCCTTAATGATCAGGAGATCATTGACAACTTGATCGTGCTCATGATAGGAGGTCATGACACCACTGCTATTCTTTTAACTCAGCTTATTAGAATGCTGTGTCTGAACCCTCGTGTGTACAAAAGTGTACTCCAAGGTATTTCTTTTGTCATTCTCATGAATTTCATTTTACAGTAAGGGATTTATTATAATGGCTGAAATTTTGATGCTGTTACACCACAGAACAAGCAAAGATTCGGGCAGCAAAGCAACCAAATGAACCGCTCACATGGGAGGATATTAAAAGCATGGAATATACACAAAAGGTTGTGTTTGAAACTTTGCGCATGGTACCTCCAGTTTTTGGTGGATTCAGGATGACAGTTCAGGATGTCCAATATAAGGGTTATACCATTCCTAAAGGCTGGCAGGTATGCTATTTTTTTTATGAACGTAATCAAATAATTAGATTTTGGTTAATGGTATTTTATTTTGATGTACGATGGGTTGGAGCTCTTTCTCACTTAAATTGATTAGAATCAAAATAATTAGATTTCAATTTAAACGGcatgttttaaattttgatttgtttaaTTTG contains:
- the LOC131044003 gene encoding cytochrome P450 716A2-like gives rise to the protein MDFSVMAKALIYVQQYSSPPLLNLAVSVVIASVLFVLVAKIFNNGRVKNLPPGRFGLPLIGETMGFLNALKADECDKWVADKVAQHGPVFKTSLMGCPTAVLTGQEGNRFLLQNDCNTIINKQPTTFVRIFGSKNINELFNEEHKRIRNAIMAFMKPEALQKCVARMESVVLEHFVEYWEGRETIFAYRLMKQLTFQVASDLLFGLKDPKEREILNTESITLIKAIWSLPLNLPGTTFNKGLNARARVVKRLSSLLNLRRGEIAEGKVAPDKDLMSWLITMKDDNNESLNDQEIIDNLIVLMIGGHDTTAILLTQLIRMLCLNPRVYKSVLQEQAKIRAAKQPNEPLTWEDIKSMEYTQKVVFETLRMVPPVFGGFRMTVQDVQYKGYTIPKGWQLFWETTTTHFNGEIFKEPKKFDPSHFDDKTPPYTFIAFGGGARLCPGYDFAKLQAEIFVHHLISKFEWSMIIPDEKMTCEPLPIPSQGLPIKLQVKGN